In one window of Thalassophryne amazonica chromosome 9, fThaAma1.1, whole genome shotgun sequence DNA:
- the esrra gene encoding steroid hormone receptor ERR1, whose translation MSSSDRPLDIYIKAEPSSPDGGGGGRTSPGGASSDSSQSGGGGTRVDGVKRYSPPLYTPALHCHLKQEVGDGAEEGSTSNGTGRCKYALSTLPKRLCLVCGDVASGYHYGVASCEACKAFFKRTIQGNIEYSCPASNECEITKRRRKACQACRFTKCLKVGMLKEGVRLDRVRGGRQKYKRRPEVENATYQSAPLPLTKDSEKGSPNIIVSHLLLVAEPEKLFAMPDPLQPDTAQRTLTTLCDLADRELVVIIGWAKHIPGFLSLSLADQMSVLQSVWLEVLVLGVAYRSVGCEEEVVFAEDFVLDEEMSRVAGLTELNAAITQLARRFRTLNLDREEFVMLKAIALTNSDSVYIEDMEAVQKLRDLLHQALLELESQRRPDDPQRTGRLLLTLPLLRQTAGRALTTFYSIKTRGGVPMHKLFLEMLEAMMDSP comes from the exons ATGTCTTCCAGCGATCGTCCATTAGACATCTACATAAAGGCTGAACCGAGCAGTCCAGATGGCGGTGGAGGAGGTCGGACCAGCCCTGGTGGAGCCTCTTCAGATTCCTCCCAGAGTGGAGGTGGAGGGACCAGAGTCGACGGCGTCAAACGTTACTCGCCGCCACTCTACACACCAGCTCTACATTGTCACCTCAAACAAGAGGTTGGTGATGGAGCAGAAGAGGGCTCCACTAGCAATGGCACAGGGCGATGCAAGTACGCCCTCAGTACGCTACCCAAGAGGCTGTGTTTAGTCTGCGGGGACGTGGCTTCGGGATACCACTATGGTGTTGCCTCATGTGAGGCCTGCAAAGCCTTCTTCAAGAGAACTATTCAAG GTAACATTGAATACAGCTGTCCAGCTTCAAATGAGTGTGAGATCACCAAAAGGCGCAGAAAGGCTTGCCAGGCATGCCGCTTCACCAAGTGCCTCAAAGTCGGCATGCTGAAAGAGG GAGTTCGTCTTGACCGGGTCAGAGGTGGGAGACAGAAATACAAACGACGTCCAGAAGTGGAAAATGCAACATACCAGAGTGCCCCTTTACCCCTGACAAAGGACAGTGAAAAAG GTTCCCCCAACATCATCGTGTCCCACCTTCTATTAGTGGCTGAGCCTGAAAAGTTATTCGCCATGCCCGACCCCCTGCAACCAGACACGGCCCAGCGCACACTCACCACTCTGTGTGATCTCGCAGACCGTGAGCTGGTGGTAATCATTGGCTGGGCCAAACACATTCCCG GCTTCCTGTCGCTTTCCCTGGCGGACCAGATGTCCGTGCTGCAGTCGGTCTGGTTGGAGGTGCTGGTTCTGGGTGTCGCGTACCGCTCAGTCGGCTGTGAGGAAGAAGTTGTGTTCGCGGAGGATTTTGTTCTTGATGAGGAAATGTCACGTGTTGCTGGATTAACTGAACTAAATGCAGCGATTACGCAGCTGGCTCGCCGTTTCCGTACGCTAAACCTGGACCGGGAGGAATTCGTCATGCTAAAAGCCATTGCGCTCACCAACTCAG actcTGTTTACATTGAGGACATGGAGGCGGTGCAGAAACTGCGGGACCTTCTCCACCAGGCGCTGCTGGAGCTGGAGAGTCAGCGCCGCCCGGACGACCCCCAGCGGACGGGACGCCTCCTCCTCACGTTGCCTCTCCTTCGACAGACTGCTGGTCGCGCTCTCACCACCTTCTACAGCATCAAGACCCGCGGCGGCGTTCCCATGCACAAACTGTTCCTCGAGATGCTGGAAGCCATGATGGACTCCCCGTAG